From the Tripterygium wilfordii isolate XIE 37 chromosome 6, ASM1340144v1, whole genome shotgun sequence genome, one window contains:
- the LOC119999888 gene encoding pre-mRNA-processing factor 17-like isoform X1, with amino-acid sequence MDLIQAYKQEDQPDGEKAEQNDENPNSSPDSSPPRLLLAKSSAPKVDDTMLALSVAQAHQTHSKPIDPVHHTVAFNPTYDQLWAPIYGPAHPYAKDGIAQGMRNHKLGFVEDAAIDSFVFDEQYNTFHKYAYAADPSASAGNNFVGDLEALNQNNGISVYNIPQQELKRRKLEKKEEDEDEGDNGDVDATEVENPATDAWLLKNKKSPWAGKKEGVQVELTEEQKKYAEEYAKKKEEKGQGGDKGEVVADKSTFHGKELRDYQGRSWIAPPKDKKATNDHCYIPKRLVHTWSGHTKGVSAIRFFPKYGHLILSAGLDTKVKIWDVYNSGKCMRTYMGHSKGVRDISFCNDGTKFLTAGYDKNIKYWDTETGQVISTFSTGKIPYVVKLNPDEDKQNILLAGMSDKKIVQWDINSGQITQEYDQHLGAVNTITFVDNNRRFVTSSDDKSLRVWEYGIPVVIKYISEPHMHSMPAISLHPNTNWLAAQSLDNQILIYSTRERFQLNKKKRFAGHIVAGYACQVNFSPDGRFVMSGDGEGKCWFWDWKSCKVFRTVKCHEGVCIGCEWHPLEQSRVATCGWDGLIKYWD; translated from the coding sequence ATGGATCTTATTCAAGCGTACAAACAGGAAGACCAACCTGACGGCGAGAAGGCAGAGCAAAATGATGAAAACCCTAATTCATCACCAGACTCCTCCCCGCCGCGCCTACTTCTAGCAAAGTCCTCAGCCCCCAAGGTGGATGACACGATGCTCGCCCTTAGTGTGGCGCAGGCTCACCAGACGCATTCTAAGCCAATAGACCCGGTTCATCACACTGTCGCCTTCAACCCTACCTACGACCAGCTTTGGGCTCCTATATATGGTCCTGCCCATCCTTATGCGAAGGACGGCATTGCCCAGGGTATGCGCAACCACAAGCTTGGCTTTGTAGAGGACGCCGCCATTGATTCTTTTGTCTTCGACGAGCAGTACAACACCTTCCACAAGTATGCCTACGCTGCTGATCCCTCCGCTTCTGCTGGAAACAATTTTGTCGGCGATTTGGAGGCCTTGAACCAAAACAACGGTATTTCTGTCTATAACATCCCACAACAGGAGCTTAAGCGTCGGAAGTTggagaagaaggaagaggaCGAAGATGAGGGTGATAATGGAGATGTTGACGCTACAGAGGTTGAGAATCCCGCAACCGATGCGTGGTTactcaaaaacaagaagagtCCATGGGCAGGCAAGAAGGAAGGTGTGCAAGTGGAGTTAACGGAAGAGCAGAAGAAGTATGCTGAGGAGTATGccaagaagaaggaagagaaaggaCAGGGCGGTGACAAAGGAGAGGTCGTTGCTGATAAGAGCACTTTCCATGGCAAGGAATTAAGGGATTATCAAGGAAGGTCATGGATTGCGCCCCCTAAGGATAAGAAAGCCACCAACGATCATTGTTATATACCTAAGAGGTTGGTGCACACTTGGAGCGGGCATACAAAGGGAGTTTCTGCTATTAGGTTCTTCCCCAAGTATGGACATTTAATTCTCTCTGCTGGGTTGGATACCAAGGTGAAAATTTGGGATGTGTACAATTCAGGTAAGTGTATGAGGACTTACATGGGGCATTCAAAGGGAGTTCGTGATATTTCGTTTTGCAATGATGGGACTAAGTTCTTGACTGCTGGGTATGATAAGAATATTAAGTACTGGGATACAGAAACAGGGCAGGTGATATCTACTTTTTCGACTGGAAAAATCCCATATGTTGTTAAACTAAATCCTGATGAGGATAAGCAGAATATTCTGTTGGCTGGTATGAGTGATAAGAAGATTGTGCAGTGGGATATCAACAGCGGGCAGATTACTCAGGAATATGATCAACATTTGGGGGCCGTGAATACTATTACATTTGTGGACAATAATAGAAGATTTGTTACTTCTAGTGACGACAAGTCTCTTCGAGTGTGGGAGTATGGGATTCCTGTGGTTATAAAGTATATTAGCGAGCCTCACATGCACTCTATGCCGGCAATTTCTCTTCATCCCAATACAAATTGGCTTGCAGCACAGAGCTTGGACAATCAAATTCTTATCTATAGCACCAGGGAAAGATTTCAGctgaataagaagaagagatttGCTGGGCATATTGTGGCTGGATATGCTTGCCAAGTCAACTTCTCACCTGATGGACGTTTTGTTATGTCAGGAGATGGGGAGGGTAAATGCTGGTTTTGGGATTGGAAGAGTTGTAAGGTTTTCAGAACTGTAAAATGTCATGAAGGGG
- the LOC119999888 gene encoding pre-mRNA-processing factor 17-like isoform X2 produces MDLIQAYKQEDQPDGEKAEQNDENPNSSPDSSPPRLLLAKSSAPKVDDTMLALSVAQAHQTHSKPIDPVHHTVAFNPTYDQLWAPIYGPAHPYAKDGIAQGMRNHKLGFVEDAAIDSFVFDEQYNTFHKYAYAADPSASAGNNFVGDLEALNQNNGISVYNIPQQELKRRKLEKKEEDEDEGDNGDVDATEVENPATDAWLLKNKKSPWAGKKEGVQVELTEEQKKYAEEYAKKKEEKGQGGDKGEVVADKSTFHGKELRDYQGRSWIAPPKDKKATNDHCYIPKRLVHTWSGHTKGVSAIRFFPKYGHLILSAGLDTKVKIWDVYNSGKCMRTYMGHSKGVRDISFCNDGTKFLTAGYDKNIKYWDTETGQVISTFSTGKIPYVVKLNPDEDKQNILLAGMSDKKIVQWDINSGQITQEYDQHLGAVNTITFVDNNRRFVTSSDDKSLRVWEYGIPVVIKYISEPHMHSMPAISLHPNTNWLAAQSLDNQILIYSTRERFQLNKKKRFAGHIVAGYACQVNFSPDGRFVMSGDGEGKCWFWDWKSCKVFRTVKCHEGVCIGCEWHPLEQSRVATCGWDGLIKYW; encoded by the coding sequence ATGGATCTTATTCAAGCGTACAAACAGGAAGACCAACCTGACGGCGAGAAGGCAGAGCAAAATGATGAAAACCCTAATTCATCACCAGACTCCTCCCCGCCGCGCCTACTTCTAGCAAAGTCCTCAGCCCCCAAGGTGGATGACACGATGCTCGCCCTTAGTGTGGCGCAGGCTCACCAGACGCATTCTAAGCCAATAGACCCGGTTCATCACACTGTCGCCTTCAACCCTACCTACGACCAGCTTTGGGCTCCTATATATGGTCCTGCCCATCCTTATGCGAAGGACGGCATTGCCCAGGGTATGCGCAACCACAAGCTTGGCTTTGTAGAGGACGCCGCCATTGATTCTTTTGTCTTCGACGAGCAGTACAACACCTTCCACAAGTATGCCTACGCTGCTGATCCCTCCGCTTCTGCTGGAAACAATTTTGTCGGCGATTTGGAGGCCTTGAACCAAAACAACGGTATTTCTGTCTATAACATCCCACAACAGGAGCTTAAGCGTCGGAAGTTggagaagaaggaagaggaCGAAGATGAGGGTGATAATGGAGATGTTGACGCTACAGAGGTTGAGAATCCCGCAACCGATGCGTGGTTactcaaaaacaagaagagtCCATGGGCAGGCAAGAAGGAAGGTGTGCAAGTGGAGTTAACGGAAGAGCAGAAGAAGTATGCTGAGGAGTATGccaagaagaaggaagagaaaggaCAGGGCGGTGACAAAGGAGAGGTCGTTGCTGATAAGAGCACTTTCCATGGCAAGGAATTAAGGGATTATCAAGGAAGGTCATGGATTGCGCCCCCTAAGGATAAGAAAGCCACCAACGATCATTGTTATATACCTAAGAGGTTGGTGCACACTTGGAGCGGGCATACAAAGGGAGTTTCTGCTATTAGGTTCTTCCCCAAGTATGGACATTTAATTCTCTCTGCTGGGTTGGATACCAAGGTGAAAATTTGGGATGTGTACAATTCAGGTAAGTGTATGAGGACTTACATGGGGCATTCAAAGGGAGTTCGTGATATTTCGTTTTGCAATGATGGGACTAAGTTCTTGACTGCTGGGTATGATAAGAATATTAAGTACTGGGATACAGAAACAGGGCAGGTGATATCTACTTTTTCGACTGGAAAAATCCCATATGTTGTTAAACTAAATCCTGATGAGGATAAGCAGAATATTCTGTTGGCTGGTATGAGTGATAAGAAGATTGTGCAGTGGGATATCAACAGCGGGCAGATTACTCAGGAATATGATCAACATTTGGGGGCCGTGAATACTATTACATTTGTGGACAATAATAGAAGATTTGTTACTTCTAGTGACGACAAGTCTCTTCGAGTGTGGGAGTATGGGATTCCTGTGGTTATAAAGTATATTAGCGAGCCTCACATGCACTCTATGCCGGCAATTTCTCTTCATCCCAATACAAATTGGCTTGCAGCACAGAGCTTGGACAATCAAATTCTTATCTATAGCACCAGGGAAAGATTTCAGctgaataagaagaagagatttGCTGGGCATATTGTGGCTGGATATGCTTGCCAAGTCAACTTCTCACCTGATGGACGTTTTGTTATGTCAGGAGATGGGGAGGGTAAATGCTGGTTTTGGGATTGGAAGAGTTGTAAGGTTTTCAGAACTGTAAAATGTCATGAAGGGG